In one window of Pseudomonas benzenivorans DNA:
- the xdhC gene encoding xanthine dehydrogenase accessory protein XdhC produces the protein MSWISALAELQQQGQPCVLVTIIEERGSTPRNAGSKMVVTAERIFETIGGGHLEYKAMQLAREMLESRSQDTRLERFSLGASLGQCCGGATVLLFEPMGQPQAQIAVFGAGHVGRALVPLLASLPCKVRWIDSRENEFPAQLPAGVDKVVNDEVVDEVDSMPAGSYYIVMTHNHQLDLELTAAILKRNDFAYYGLIGSQTKRVKFEHRLRERGFAPETMARMRCPMGLAEVKGKLPVEIAVSIAGEVIATYNAAFGQDVKKGQPSIAKLLPSSRRAQS, from the coding sequence ATGAGCTGGATCAGCGCATTGGCCGAACTGCAGCAGCAGGGGCAACCCTGCGTACTGGTGACCATCATCGAGGAGCGCGGCTCGACACCGCGCAACGCCGGCTCGAAGATGGTGGTCACCGCCGAGCGCATCTTCGAGACCATCGGCGGCGGCCACCTGGAATACAAGGCCATGCAACTGGCCCGCGAGATGCTCGAGAGCCGCAGCCAGGACACCCGCCTGGAGCGTTTCAGCCTCGGCGCCAGCCTCGGCCAGTGCTGCGGTGGCGCCACCGTGCTGCTGTTCGAGCCCATGGGCCAGCCCCAGGCGCAGATCGCCGTGTTCGGCGCCGGCCATGTCGGCCGCGCCCTGGTGCCGCTGCTCGCCAGCCTGCCGTGCAAGGTACGCTGGATCGATTCGCGGGAAAACGAATTCCCCGCACAGCTTCCCGCCGGGGTGGACAAGGTGGTCAACGACGAGGTGGTCGACGAGGTCGATAGCATGCCGGCCGGCAGCTACTACATCGTCATGACCCACAATCACCAGCTCGACCTGGAGCTGACCGCCGCCATCCTCAAGCGTAACGATTTCGCCTACTACGGCCTGATCGGCTCGCAGACCAAGCGCGTCAAGTTCGAACACCGCCTGCGCGAGCGCGGCTTCGCCCCCGAGACGATGGCCCGCATGCGCTGCCCCATGGGCCTGGCCGAGGTGAAAGGCAAGCTGCCGGTGGAGATCGCCGTGTCCATCGCCGGCGAGGTGATCGCCACCTACAACGCCGCCTTCGGTCAGGACGTGAAGAAAGGCCAGCCGAGCATCGCCAAGCTGCTGCCCAGCTCGCGCCGCGCCCAATCCTAG
- the xdhB gene encoding xanthine dehydrogenase molybdopterin binding subunit: MSNHHTTPKTQAELAELFRAGITTGVGRSVKHESAEKHVSGEAVYVDDRLEFPNQLHVYARMSDRAHARIVRIDTSPCYAIPGVAIAITAQDVPGQLDIGPVVAGDPLLADGKVEYVGQVVLAVGADSLETARKAAMAAIVEYEDLEPVLDVEEALRKKHFVLDSHQHRIGDSAAALSSAPHRLQGKLHIGGQEHFYLETQISSVMPTEDGGMIVYTSTQNATEVQKLVAEVLGVPMHKIVIDMRRMGGGFGGKETQAAGPACLCAVIAHLTGRPTKMRLPRMEDMSITGKRHPFYVEYDVGFDDDGLLHGIQMELAGNCGYSPDLSGSIVDRAMFHSDNAYFLGNATINGHRCKTNTASNTAYRGFGGPQGMVAIEQVMDHVARTLGKDPLEVRKRNYYGKEERNVTHYHQTVEHNMLAEMTAELEASAEYAQRREAIRAFNANSPVLKKGLALTPVKFGISFTATFLNQAGALIHVYTDGSIHLNHGGTEMGQGLNTKVAQVVAEVFQVDISRIQITATNTDKVPNTSPTAASSGADLNGKAAQNAAETIKQRLVDFLVREYKVTPEDVEFRNGQVRVRDQYLSFEELIQKAYFAQVSLSSTGFYRTPKIYYDRDKAAGRPFYYFAYGAACAEVLVDTLTGEYKMLRTDILHDVGASLNPAIDIGQVEGAFVQGMGWLTMEELVWNARGKLMTNGPASYKIPAIADMPLDLRVKLVENRKNPEDTVFHSKAVGEPPFMLGIAVWCAIKDAVASLADYRVQPLIDAPATPERVLWGVEQMRKLQQTAKAAAASEAEPA, from the coding sequence ATGTCTAACCATCACACTACCCCGAAGACCCAGGCCGAGCTGGCCGAACTGTTCCGCGCCGGCATCACCACCGGGGTCGGCCGCAGCGTCAAGCACGAGAGCGCCGAGAAGCACGTGTCCGGCGAGGCGGTCTACGTCGACGACCGTCTGGAATTCCCCAACCAGTTGCATGTCTATGCGCGCATGAGCGACCGCGCCCACGCGCGCATCGTCAGGATCGACACCAGCCCCTGCTACGCGATTCCCGGGGTGGCCATCGCCATCACCGCCCAGGACGTGCCCGGCCAGCTGGACATCGGCCCGGTGGTGGCCGGCGACCCGCTGCTGGCCGACGGCAAGGTCGAATACGTTGGCCAGGTGGTGCTCGCGGTCGGCGCCGACAGCCTGGAGACCGCACGCAAGGCGGCCATGGCGGCCATCGTCGAGTACGAGGACCTGGAGCCGGTGCTCGACGTGGAAGAAGCGCTGCGCAAGAAGCATTTCGTGCTGGACAGCCACCAGCACCGCATCGGCGACTCCGCCGCGGCCCTGAGCAGCGCACCGCACCGCCTGCAGGGCAAGCTGCATATCGGCGGTCAGGAGCACTTCTACCTGGAGACGCAGATCTCCTCGGTGATGCCTACCGAAGATGGCGGCATGATCGTCTACACCTCGACGCAGAACGCCACCGAAGTGCAGAAACTGGTCGCCGAGGTGCTCGGCGTGCCCATGCACAAGATCGTCATCGACATGCGCCGCATGGGCGGCGGCTTCGGCGGCAAGGAAACTCAGGCCGCCGGTCCGGCCTGCCTCTGTGCGGTGATCGCCCACCTCACCGGGCGGCCGACCAAGATGCGCCTGCCGCGCATGGAAGACATGAGCATCACCGGCAAGCGCCACCCCTTCTATGTCGAGTACGACGTGGGCTTCGACGACGACGGCCTGCTGCACGGCATCCAGATGGAGCTGGCCGGCAATTGCGGCTATTCGCCGGACCTGTCCGGTTCCATCGTCGACCGCGCGATGTTCCACTCCGACAACGCCTACTTCCTCGGCAACGCCACCATCAACGGCCATCGCTGCAAGACCAACACCGCCTCCAACACCGCCTACCGCGGCTTCGGCGGCCCCCAGGGCATGGTCGCCATCGAGCAGGTGATGGACCACGTCGCCCGCACGCTCGGCAAGGACCCGCTGGAGGTACGCAAGCGCAACTACTACGGCAAGGAGGAGCGCAACGTCACCCACTACCACCAGACCGTCGAGCACAACATGCTCGCCGAGATGACCGCCGAACTGGAGGCCAGCGCCGAGTATGCCCAGCGCCGCGAAGCCATCCGCGCCTTCAACGCAAACAGCCCGGTATTGAAGAAGGGCCTGGCGCTGACCCCGGTGAAATTCGGCATCAGCTTCACCGCCACCTTCCTCAACCAGGCCGGCGCGCTGATCCATGTCTACACCGACGGCAGCATCCATTTGAACCACGGCGGCACCGAGATGGGCCAGGGCCTCAACACCAAGGTCGCCCAGGTGGTCGCCGAGGTGTTCCAGGTCGATATCTCGCGCATCCAGATCACCGCGACCAACACCGACAAGGTGCCCAACACCTCGCCGACCGCGGCCTCCAGCGGCGCCGACCTCAACGGCAAGGCCGCGCAGAACGCCGCCGAGACCATCAAGCAGCGCCTGGTGGACTTCCTGGTGCGCGAGTACAAGGTCACCCCGGAAGACGTGGAATTCCGCAACGGCCAGGTGCGGGTGCGCGACCAGTACCTGTCGTTCGAGGAGCTGATCCAGAAGGCCTACTTCGCCCAGGTCTCGCTCTCCAGCACCGGCTTCTACCGCACGCCGAAGATCTACTACGACCGCGACAAGGCCGCCGGCCGGCCCTTCTACTACTTCGCCTACGGCGCCGCCTGCGCCGAGGTGCTGGTCGACACCCTGACCGGCGAATACAAGATGCTGCGCACCGACATCCTGCACGACGTCGGCGCCTCGCTGAACCCGGCCATCGACATCGGCCAGGTCGAGGGCGCCTTCGTCCAGGGCATGGGCTGGCTGACCATGGAAGAGCTGGTGTGGAACGCCAGGGGCAAGCTGATGACCAATGGCCCGGCCAGCTACAAGATCCCGGCCATCGCCGACATGCCCCTGGACCTGCGGGTCAAGCTGGTGGAGAACCGCAAGAATCCGGAAGACACGGTGTTCCACTCCAAGGCCGTGGGCGAGCCGCCATTCATGCTCGGCATCGCCGTGTGGTGTGCGATCAAGGACGCGGTGGCCAGCCTGGCCGACTACCGGGTACAGCCGCTGATCGACGCCCCGGCCACCCCGGAGCGCGTGCTCTGGGGCGTGGAGCAGATGAGGAAGCTGCAGCAGACGGCCAAAGCCGCCGCCGCTAGCGAGGCCGAGCCGGCATAA
- the xdhA gene encoding xanthine dehydrogenase small subunit, giving the protein MIQFLLNRELRTEQRLDPNVTVLNYLREHLGKPGTKEGCASGDCGACTVVVGELDGERIRYRTLNSCLTFVSSLHGKQLITVEDLKHQGRLHSVQQAMVDCHGSQCGFCTPGFVMSLFALQKNSTGFDKGQTLEALAGNLCRCTGYRPIIDAAEQACCQKQPDQFDAFEAETVAQLKAIAPRETAELNSGDKRCLLPLTVADLADLYAANPQARLLAGGTDLALEVTQFHRELPVMIYVGHIESMKRVDVTADSIEIGAATALSDCYAALAKEYPDFGELLHRFASLQIRNQGTLGGNIGNASPIGDAPPLLIALGAQIVLRKGNSTRTLALEDYFLDYKVTAREEAEFIEKIVVPRARANQAFRAYKVSKRLDDDISAVCAAFNLVIEDGVVREARIAFGGMAAIPKRAAACEAALVGAGWYPEVIERACTALAEDFTPLSDFRASKEYRLLTAQNLLRKFFLELNAPEVETRVTAYV; this is encoded by the coding sequence TTGATCCAGTTTTTACTCAACCGGGAGCTGCGCACAGAGCAGCGACTCGATCCTAATGTCACCGTGCTCAACTACCTGCGCGAGCACCTCGGCAAGCCCGGCACCAAAGAAGGTTGCGCCTCCGGCGACTGCGGCGCCTGCACCGTGGTGGTCGGCGAACTGGACGGCGAACGCATCCGCTACCGCACCCTGAACTCCTGCCTGACCTTCGTCTCCAGCCTGCACGGCAAGCAGCTGATCACCGTCGAAGACCTCAAGCACCAGGGCAGGCTGCACAGCGTGCAACAGGCCATGGTCGACTGCCATGGCTCGCAATGCGGCTTCTGCACCCCCGGTTTCGTCATGTCGCTGTTCGCCCTGCAGAAGAATTCCACCGGCTTCGACAAGGGGCAGACCCTCGAAGCCCTGGCCGGCAACCTGTGCCGCTGCACCGGCTACCGGCCGATCATCGACGCCGCCGAACAGGCCTGCTGCCAGAAGCAACCCGACCAGTTCGACGCCTTCGAGGCCGAGACCGTGGCCCAACTGAAGGCCATCGCCCCGCGCGAGACCGCCGAGCTGAACAGTGGCGACAAGCGTTGCCTGCTGCCGCTGACCGTCGCCGATCTGGCCGACCTCTACGCCGCCAACCCGCAGGCACGCCTGCTCGCCGGTGGCACCGACCTGGCCCTGGAAGTCACCCAGTTCCATCGCGAACTGCCGGTGATGATCTACGTCGGTCATATCGAGTCGATGAAACGGGTGGACGTGACCGCCGACAGCATCGAGATCGGCGCCGCTACCGCCCTGTCCGACTGCTACGCCGCCCTGGCCAAGGAGTACCCGGACTTCGGCGAGCTGTTGCACCGCTTCGCCTCGCTGCAGATCCGCAACCAGGGCACCCTGGGCGGCAATATCGGCAACGCCTCGCCCATCGGCGACGCCCCGCCGCTGCTGATCGCCCTGGGCGCACAGATCGTCCTGCGCAAGGGCAACAGCACCCGCACCCTGGCCCTGGAGGACTACTTCCTCGACTACAAGGTCACCGCCCGCGAGGAAGCCGAGTTTATCGAGAAGATCGTCGTGCCGCGCGCCCGGGCCAACCAGGCGTTCCGCGCCTACAAGGTGTCCAAGCGCCTGGACGACGATATCTCCGCCGTCTGCGCCGCCTTCAACCTGGTGATCGAGGACGGTGTGGTGCGCGAAGCCCGCATCGCCTTCGGCGGCATGGCCGCCATCCCCAAGCGTGCCGCCGCCTGCGAGGCCGCGCTGGTCGGCGCCGGCTGGTATCCAGAGGTCATCGAGCGCGCCTGCACCGCCCTGGCCGAGGACTTCACCCCGCTCAGCGACTTCCGCGCCAGCAAGGAATATCGCCTGCTCACCGCGCAGAACCTGTTGCGCAAATTCTTCCTCGAGCTCAACGCTCCCGAAGTCGAAACCCGGGTGACCGCCTATGTCTAA
- a CDS encoding GntR family transcriptional regulator encodes MTFKASDSLAEQIAHYLAERIIRGEMKACERIQEQKVTQALNVSRGSVREALLILERRHLVVILPRRGAQVSELTPHKVKSLYALVMELYILLARAVADGWRDDGDLAPFLAIQQRLMESQRNEDIDAFVEHSFDVMRLAFPFADNPYLQETVENLLPAISRTYHLALERRKGEMAQFLEIFAQLLQAIVERDHGRARELLLGYGEHNCQLVLATLAER; translated from the coding sequence ATGACGTTCAAGGCCTCGGACAGCCTCGCCGAACAGATCGCCCATTACCTCGCGGAACGCATCATTCGTGGTGAGATGAAGGCGTGCGAGCGGATTCAGGAGCAGAAGGTCACCCAGGCGCTCAACGTCAGCCGCGGTTCGGTGCGCGAGGCCTTGCTGATACTCGAGCGCCGTCACCTGGTGGTGATCCTGCCGCGCCGCGGCGCCCAGGTCAGCGAACTGACGCCGCACAAGGTCAAGAGCCTGTATGCCTTGGTCATGGAGCTGTATATCCTCCTGGCCCGCGCCGTGGCCGACGGCTGGCGAGACGACGGCGACCTCGCGCCTTTCCTGGCCATCCAGCAGCGGCTGATGGAGAGCCAGCGCAACGAGGACATAGACGCCTTCGTCGAGCACAGCTTCGATGTCATGCGCCTGGCCTTTCCCTTCGCCGACAACCCCTATCTGCAGGAAACCGTGGAGAACCTGCTGCCGGCGATCAGCCGCACCTATCACCTGGCGCTGGAACGGCGCAAAGGCGAGATGGCGCAGTTTCTCGAGATATTCGCCCAGTTGCTGCAGGCGATAGTCGAGCGCGATCACGGGCGCGCCCGCGAGCTGCTGCTCGGCTACGGCGAGCACAACTGCCAACTGGTCCTGGCGACCCTGGCCGAGCGTTAA